In Canis aureus isolate CA01 chromosome 12, VMU_Caureus_v.1.0, whole genome shotgun sequence, a genomic segment contains:
- the LOC144324810 gene encoding uncharacterized protein LOC144324810 — MSKLLQSIVTVIDVFYQYATQDGECDMLNKEELKELLENEFHQILKNPDDPDTVDIIMQNLDQDHDKKVNFIEYLLMIFKLAQACNKIIGKDYCHASGSKQRDHQHQHQEEQSETEEEDKIQFHSRSSTGENNSYSRGSRRSTKYRPRSSYRRMEHQGGLSSSEHRQSSGERRTETSSGHLKDCKTNKHGSHQQERSGSPSSGQRQYRSNSSGQSGLSRQQKYGSESKESSSYEGYVSESGQSISKGKNQSSSYESSTQRTGHQSEGYGRQKHRSGSDQSSASGHHGSGSGQSSNCSHEESGSGELSSYKQYDSGSNNSSRQKYHESNSDGHSGNCRRQNHVSGSGQSSNYGKYGPGSNQSSSQKYHESSSGSSLGESSSCGQHGSGSCQSSGFGQHGSGLGQSSSYGPNSSTSRQSSSWGHYGSGLSQSSRHSQHGSSSQESSNYGRHRSGSSQSSGHSLHGSGSRESSSYGQHRSGSSQSSGHRQHGSGACQSSGFGQHESGSAQSSSHSQHRSGSGQFSGYGQHRSSSGQASRYGHHGSGSGQSSGYGQYRSGSGQSSRYGHHGSGSSQSSGFGQHESSSGESSGTEQGSGLGQSSRSRQHESRYGQSSSYGQHGSASGQSSSCGQQGSGSGQSSRYSYHESGSSQSSGFGHHGSGSGQSSSYTQHRSGSGHSSGHGQYGSGSNQSSSYGQYGSSSGQTSSCGQHGSGSGQPPSYGQNRSGSGQSSRYSHHGSGSGQSSGYGQYRSGSGQSSRYGHHGSGSSQSSGFGQHESSSGESSGTEQGSGLGQSSSSGQNESGYGQSSSYGQHGYASGQTSSCGQQGSGSGQSSRYGYHESVSGQSSGFGQHKFGSGQSSGFGQHGSGSSQSSSYGQHGSRSGQSSGFGQHESSSGQSSSYGQHGSAFGQSSNSAQHASRSGQSSSFGQHGTGSGQSSGFGQHRFGSGQSSGFGQHGSGTSQSSSYGQHGSGSGQSSGFGQHRFGSGQSSGFGQHGSGTSQSSSYGQHESGSGQSSGFGQHGSGSGQSSGFGQHGSRSSQSSSYGQHGFGSGQSSGLGQHESGSSQPASYGQHGSRSGQSSGFGHHGSGSGQSSSYTQHRSGSGHSSGHGQYGSGSNQSSSYGQYGSASRQTSSCGQHASGSGQSPSYGQNRSGSGQSSRYGYHESGSGQSSGSGQHGSGLGQSSSYGQHESGSSRSSSHSRHVSSSGQCSSSEQYGSGPCHSASSEQCGSRFGQCSSSEQYGYGSCQSSTSGQHGSGSGQYSGSEQYRSGSCHSSSSGQCGSGSGLCSNYEQHEIQGRCRSSSSGTHNECSRPEMGLVPNQSRRNSQEWSECGQKERGRSYGLSDKGHDGYESSHGQSRTCRKQSQGWSQGPLESGCIHSNCNEGQSRSSYRKVESSSSCGFGQFTPSYGQSRSNTTNTLLICKEGNKQDDYCYKRQGDNSGGKSTCPSSHSVLSSMPLYEYVQEQRCQF; from the exons atgtctaaactCCTACAAAGTATCGTCACTGTCATTGATGTTTTCTACCAATATGCCACCCAGGATGGGGAGTGTGACATGTTGAACAAGGAAGAACTGAAAGAGCTTTTAGAAAATGAGTTTCATCAAATTCTGAAG AATCCAGATGATCCAGACACTGTAGATATCATCATGCAAAATCTGGATCAAGATCATGACAAGAAAGTGAATTTCATTGAGTATCTTCTGATGATATTCAAACTGGCTCAGGCTTGCAATAAGATCATCGGCAAAGATTATTGCCATGCTTCAGGGTCAAAGCAGAGAGACCATCAGCACCAGCACCAAGAGGAACAAAGTGAAACAGAAGAGGAGGACAAAATACAATTTCATTCAAGGTCAAGTACAGGAGAGAATAATTCCTATTCCAGGGGCTCCAGGAGAAGCACTAAATACAGGCCTAGGTCCAGCTACAGAAGAATGGAGCATCAAGGAGGCTTGTCTAGTTCAGAACACAGGCAAAGCTCTGGGGAAAGAAGGACAGAGACAAGTTCAGGCCATTTAAAAGATTGTAAGACAAACAAGCATGGCTCTCATCAGCAAGAGAGGTCTGGGAGTCCATCTTCTGGTCAGAGGCAATATAGATCCAATTCAAGTGGTCAATCAGGACTTAGTAGACAACAAAAATATGGTTCTGAATCAAAAGAGTCTTCAAGCTATGAGGGATATGTGTCTGAATCAGGCCAGTCCATaagcaaaggcaaaaatcaaTCAAGTTCCTATGAGTCCTCTACCCAGAGGACTGGTCATCAATCAGAAGGTTATGGAAGACAAAAGCATAGATCTGGCTCAGATCAGTCCTCTGCCTCTGGTCACCATGGGTCTGGCTCAGGACAGTCTTCTAACTGTAGCCATGAAGAGTCTGGATCTGGAGAGCTTTCTAGCTATAAACAATATGATTCTGGCTCCAATAATTCTTCTAGGCAAAAATATCATGAATCCAACTCAGATGGTCATTCGGGGAATTGTCGAAGACAAAATCATGTCTCTGGGTCAGGCCAGTCCTCTAATTATGGAAAATATGGACCTGGTTCTAATCAGTCTTCTAGTCAGAAATACCATGAGTCTAGTTCAGGATCTAGTTTAGGTGAATCATCAAGCTGTGGACAACATGGATCTGGATCATGTCAGTCTTCTGGCTTTGGACAACATGGGTCTGGCTTAGGTCAATCTTCTAGTTACGGACCAAATAGTTCTACTTCAAGACAGTCATCAAGTTGGGGACACTATGGATCTGGCTTAAGTCAGTCTTCTAGGCACAGCCAACATGGGTCTAGCTCACAAGAGTCTTCTAATTATGGACGACATAGGTCTGGCTCAAGTCAATCTTCTGGCCACAGCCTACATGGGTCTGGCTCAAGAGAGTCTTCTAGCTATGGACAACATAGGTCTGGCTCAAGTCAATCTTCTGGCCACAGACAACATGGATCTGGAGCATGCCAGTCTTCTGGTTTTGGGCAACATGAGTCAGGATCAGCTCAGTCTTCTAGCCATAGCCAACATAGGTCTGGATCAGGCCAGTTTTCTGGCTATGGACAACACAGATCTAGCTCAGGTCAGGCCTCTAGATATGGTCATCATGGGTCCGGATCAGGCCAGTCTTCTGGCTATGGACAATATAGATCTGGCTCAGGTCAGTCCTCTAGATATGGTCACCATGGGTCTGGATCAAGTCAGTCTTCTGGCTTTGGGCAACATGAGTCTAGCTCAGGAGAGTCTTCTGGCACTGAGCAGGGATCTGGCTTAGGTCAATCATCAAGATCTAGACAGCATGAATCTAGATATGGTCAATCCTCTAGCTATGGACAACATGGCTCTGCTTCTGGGCAGTCATCAAGCTGTGGTCAACAAGGATCTGGATCAGGTCAATCTTCTAGATACAGTTATCATGAGTCTGGATCTAGTCAGTCTTCTGGCTTTGGGCATCATGGGTCTGGATCAGGTCAATCTTCTAGCTATACTCAGCATAGGTCTGGATCAGGACATTCTTCTGGCCATGGTCAGTATGGGTCTGGCTCAAATCAATCCTCTAGCTATGGACAATATGGTTCTTCTTCAGGACAGACATCAAGCTGTGGTCAACATGGATCTGGATCAGGCCAGCCTCCTAGCTATGGCCAAAACAGATCTGGCTCAGGTCAGTCCTCTAGATACAGTCATCATGGGTCTGGATCAGGCCAGTCTTCTGGCTATGGACAATATAGATCTGGCTCAGGTCAGTCCTCTAGATATGGTCACCATGGGTCTGGATCAAGTCAGTCTTCTGGCTTTGGGCAACATGAGTCTAGCTCAGGAGAGTCTTCTGGCACTGAGCAGGGATCTGGCTTAGGTCAATCATCAAGCTCTGGACAGAACGAATCTGGATATGGTCAATCCTCTAGCTATGGACAACATGGCTATGCTTCTGGACAGACATCAAGCTGTGGTCAACAAGGATCTGGATCAGGTCAATCCTCTAGATATGGTTACCATGAGTCTGTATCTGGTCAGTCTTCTGGCTTTGGTCAACACAAGTTTGGATCAGGCCAATCTTCTGGTTTTGGGCAACATGGGTCTGGATCCAGTCAGTCTTCTAGTTATGGCCAACATGGGTCTAGATCAGGTCAGTCTTCTGGCTTTGGGCAACATGAGTCTAGCTCAGGTCAATCCTCTAGCTATGGACAACATGGTTCTGCTTTTGGACAGTCATCAAACAGTGCTCAACATGCATCTAGATCAGGCCAGTCCTCTAGCTTTGggcaacatgggactggatctggTCAGTCTTCTGGCTTTGGTCAACATAGGTTTGGATCAGGCCAGTCTTCTGGCTTTGGGCAACATGGGTCTGGAACCAGTCAGTCTTCTAGTTATGGCCAACATGGGTCTGGATCTGGTCAGTCTTCTGGCTTTGGTCAACATAGGTTTGGATCAGGCCAGTCTTCTGGCTTTGGGCAACATGGGTCTGGAACCAGTCAGTCTTCTAGTTATGGCCAACATGAGTCTGGCTCAGGTCAGTCTTCTGGCTTTGGACAACATGGGTCTGGATCAGGTCAGTCTTCTGGCTTTGGACAACATGGGTCTAGATCCAGTCAGTCTTCTAGTTATGGCCAAcatggctttggctcaggtcaatctTCTGGTTTGGGGCAACATGAATCTGGATCCAGTCAGCCCGCTAGTTATGGCCAACATGGGTCTAGGTCAGGTCAGTCTTCTGGCTTTGGGCATCATGGGTCTGGATCAGGTCAATCTTCTAGCTATACTCAGCATAGGTCTGGATCAGGACATTCTTCTGGCCATGGTCAGTATGGGTCTGGCTCAAATCAATCCTCTAGCTATGGACAATATGGTTCTGCTTCAAGACAGACATCAAGCTGTGGTCAACATGCATCTGGATCAGGCCAGTCTCCTAGCTATGGCCAAAACAGATCTGGCTCAGGTCAGTCCTCTAGATATGGTTATCATGAGTCTGGCTCAGGTCAGTCTTCAGGTTCTGGGCAACATGGGTCTGGATTAGGTCAGTCTTCTAGCTATGGTCAACACGAGTCTGGATCAAGTAGATCTTCTAGCCATAGCCGACATGTATCTAGCTCAGGTCAATGTTCTAGTTCTGAACAATATGGGTCTGGCCCGTGTCACTCAGCTAGCTCTGAGCAGTGTGGTTCTAGATTTGGTCAGTGTTCTAGCTCTGAACAATATGGGTATGGTTCATGTCAATCATCTACCTCTGGACAACATGGTTCTGGATCTGGTCAATATTCTGGCTCTGAACAGTACAGATCTGGTTCATGCCACTCATCTAGCTCAGGACAATGTGGTTCTGGATCTGGCCTGTGTTCTAACTATGAGCAACATGAAATACAAGGGAGATGTAGGTCAAGTTCAAGTGGAACTCATAATGAGTGTAGTAGACCCGAAATGGGCTTAGTCCCTAATCAATCAAGAAGAAACAGCCAGGAATGGTCAGAGTGTGGCCAAAAAGAAAGAGGTAGGAGTTATGGCCTATCAGATAAGGGGCATGATGGATATGAGAGTAGTCATGGACAGTCAAGAACATGTAGGAAACAAAGCCAAGGATGGAGCCAAGGTCCATTGGAATCTGGTTGTATACATTCAAATTGTAATGAAGGGCAATCAAGAAGCAGTTATAGAAAAGTAGAAAGTTCCTCAAGTTGTGGCTTTGGGCAGTTTACACCCTCATATGGACAGTCTAGATCCAACACTACCAATACATTGTTAATTTGCAAGGAGGGTAATAAACAAGATGACTATTGTTATAAGAGACAAGGGGATAACAGTGGAGGGAAAAGTACTTGCCCAAGTTCCCACAGTGTCCTTAGCAGCATGCCACTCTATGAATATGTCCAAGAGCAGCGGTGCCAATTCTAA